One genomic segment of Equus przewalskii isolate Varuska chromosome 13, EquPr2, whole genome shotgun sequence includes these proteins:
- the LOC103545225 gene encoding butyrophilin-like protein 10 has protein sequence MAKTHGQDAFRPIGSVPLLLLQLLSGAIPGNGQKADFEVYGPSEPVLAKVGEDADLPCYLSPEISAEDMEMRWYRDQPSPAVHVHWKGKDVPEEQMALYQGRTTFLKDGVAQGQALVRIHNVTTFDNGMFHCQFNDSTMTAEATLWLTVAGLGSEPRIQVQVDQDGVVRAECTSAGWYPEPQVEWRDFQGQTLHSETNISVSPTTGLWAVASSLTVPNKAVGGLACSVSSPPFPEKKVSRHHLSDPTSRWFRSTAWKIALPLILVAAVLGVATIISLLWKPQRVSPSLDPDTASSKLLLFDDRKSVMRLPFDLELPDDPSRFDLDPCVLGRERFSSGRHYWEVEVGRREAWVLGVCVESLNRKGRVAKAPQHGVWAVELSKKEYWALTYPRVRLQLPQPLHRVGILLDCDAGRVSFYSVDDRRLICTFSGLSRSVPLRPFFCLWTHDSSPLTIC, from the exons ATGGCCAAGACCCATGGACAAGATGCCTTTCGGCCCATTGGCTCcgttcccctcctcctcctgcagctgctgTCTGGCGCCATCCCTGGAAACG GACAGAAAGCCGATTTCGAGGTCTATGGGCCCAGTGAGCCTGTTCTGGCCAAGGTGGGGGAGGACGCAGACCTGCCATGCTATCTGTCCCCCGAGATCAGCGCCGAGGACATGGAGATGCGGTGGTACAGGGACCAGCCCTCCCCCGCCGTGCACGTGCACTGGAAAGGGAAGGACGTGCCTGAAGAGCAGATGGCACTGTATCAGGGAAGGACCACCTTCCTGAAGGATGGTgtggcccagggccaggccttGGTGAGGATACACAACGTCACCACTTTCGATAACGGGATGTTCCACTGCCAGTTCAATGACAGCACCATGACTGCAGAGGCCACGCTCTGGCTGACGGTGGCAG GGCTGGGCTCTGAGCCCAGAATCCAAGTGCAAGTTGACCAGGATGGAGTTGTCCGGGCGGAGTGCACCTCGGCAGGCTGGTACCCAGAGCCCCAGGTGGAGTGGAGAGACTTCCAGGGACAGACCCTTCATTCTGAGACCAACATCTCGGTCTCGCCGACGACTGGCCTCTGGGCTGTGGCCTCCAGCCTGACCGTCCCCAACAAGGCTGTGGGCGGCCTGGCCTGCTCCGTCTCTAGCCCCCCCTTTCCAGAGAAGAAGGTGTCCAGGCACCACCTGTCTG ATCCCACCTCCAGATGGTTCCGGTCCACAGCCTGGAAAATAGCTCTGCCTCTGATTCTTGTGGCAGCAGTTCTCGGAGTGGCCACAATCATCTCCCTGTTGTGGAAGCCTCAAAGGG TCAGCCCATCCCTCGACCCTGACACTGCAAGCTCCAAACTCTTGCTGTTTGATGATAGGAAGAGTGTGATGCGACTGCCCTTCGACTTGGAGCTGCCTGATGACCCCAGCAGATTCGATCTGGACCCCTGCGTGCTGGGCCGGGAGCGGTTCTCCTCTGGGCGGCATTACTGGGAGGTCGAGGTGGGGCGCAGGGAGGCCTGGGTCCTTGGAGTGTGTGTGGAGAGCTTAAATCGGAAGGGAAGGGTCGCCAAGGCACCCCAGCATGGGGTCTGGGCCGTGGAACTGTCCAAGAAGGAGTACTGGGCCCTCACCTACCCGAGGGTTCGCCTCCAGCTTCCACAGCCCCTGCACCGGGTGGGCATTCTCCTGGACTGTGACGCTGGCAGGGTCTCCTTCTACAGCGTGGATGACAGACGCCTCATCTGCACATTCTCTGGACTTTCTCGCTCAGTCCCTCTGCGGCCGTTCTTCTGCCTGTGGACACACGACTCCAGCCCCCTGACGATCTGCTGA